The Tenebrio molitor chromosome 7, icTenMoli1.1, whole genome shotgun sequence region GAATACATTACATTCTGTGCTAGAAAAAAATGGAGGATAGTACCGAAATCGTTGATATGTTTTCCCAAGCAACGAAATACGtttatttggaaaaaacactaaaaaaaaaacactggaCTCAGTTATGACTTGAGAGCTTTTCGGACTTGAATGACCTTTATCGTCGCGCCCATATAACCCCGGTCCGACCGTCGGTAGAGACCCCTCGTTATGAGAAGTCTCCCGCCGGTgggacactgtcaaagtcgaGTGCTTTCAGAGGAAGCGGTCACTGTAGTAGCATTCGCTACCTGTGTATGAGTCCACAGGTCTAGATAAGGgaaaacctctgaaaaaaagCCTCATCCAACTACAGCCGGCCAGGGATTTGAACCCCGAACCTCCCGAATTTGAACCGGACGCGCTTATCTACGCATCCACGGTGCTCGGTTTTATTTGGAATGGCTGTATCTTCCCCTTATAACGTGCcttcaaaaataactatatttagagtaggcgttgacaacgttttaattctgttaacagtgtagaTAATTTCgtaggcaaccaattattctctggagttacacaggttgcATAATAAGTTTtgtcccaatttcatattaaaattttgacatttgacattcgTTCTCTTTCCCGTTTTGAGATTGAGTTGTGTTTGTGAATTTATTCGTTTTATTCCTCGTCTTGCGTACAAAAAATCAGTTCGTGTCAGAACTAAAACGAAATCTGCGTCAGTGTTTTACTGTTTTCCGACATTTTTGTGAACAATGGCTTTCACTGAACAACATAAAGTCTTCATGGTAATGTCATACTTTCGAAACGGTGTGAAAATCGATGGAGTTTGGCAGTATTCCCTTGCGTTATGTATGGAAGAGTTTGGAGAAGAATTCCCAGACATTGCAGTGGAATATACGCAGTTTCGACAAACTTTAAACATATGCTTAAAGAATTTCCAAGAAAATGGATCTGTGGGACGAAAACCTGGAAGCGGCAGGCCAAAAAAAAGAACTCCAGAAGTGATTGAAGAGGCGAGACAAGCAATGGAAGAAGCCCCAGGCACTTCAATTGAACATTTGTCACAACAACTTGGTGTGTCTGTTGGTACCTGTCATTCAATTGTGAAAAAAGATCTTCACCTATTTCCCTACCGTCTCACATCTGTGCAAGAATTACATCCAGCTGACCTCCCCCAAAGATTAGAATATTGTCAATGGTTTCTGAATACTTTAGATGTTCACCTTGATAAAACCTTTTACACTGATGTAGCCTACTTTCATCTTAGTAGATATGTCAACTCTCAAAATACAAGAATGTGGAGTTCAGAAAatccacattttttcattgaaacacCCCAGTACCCCCAGAAAGTAGGCGTTTGGGCTGCTATTAGCCAACGCAGAATTATTGGTCCAATCTTTTTTGAAGGTAACAATTGtaataatgttttaataattaaataatgaatCAATGTTTTTTAGGAAATATCAATGCTGCAAGAtacagaaatgaaattttgactcCATTTTTAAATCAGCTACATGATGATGAGTTAGTTTATGGCTACTTTCAGCAGGATGGTGCTACAGCTCATACCACAAGGGCTACAATAGATTTTTTGGCCGAATTTTACGACAACAGAATTATAAGCCGTAATACACCAAACAACTGGCCCCCTAGATCATGCGATCTCACTCCTTGTGATTTCTTCTTGTGGCCACacatcaaaaattcaatttacacAACACCCATAAATGATTTGGCAGAACTACGAAATAGGATAACacagaaaattaatgaaattaacaataatcctattgttttagaaaatgtaactAATGCAATTAGACGAAGGACTAGGTTGTGTTTACAAGAACAGGGTGCACATTTTCAACACTTACtctaaattatgtataatATTGTTATCTCCTATTGTGTGAGGTTATGtgcaatacttaatttacaattCTTATTAGTGTTCACAGCAATGTTAATGTTATGTTCTCTTTTAtggtttaaagaaataaatgaattgatacgactatttgtcaatttgcttAAGGTGGGTACTTTCAGACTGTCTGTTTAGTTTCATGTtcagtttcagttttcattcaaTATAAATACCTACTGAAATCGAATGGAGAATATGAACTAACCGTGTAACATCCCATTTACTTGTTCTCTTTATGTTAACAGTTACTTGACTTTGgtgcttttgaaattttgcgatCTTATTCGAACTTGGGGTATTTTTCTCCCGAAGATTAACTAAAATTTGCAGCAATGCCTCAAAGATTTCGAAAGCTGAAACATCATCTTCCGTATATTGGCGAAAAGCCATTAGTTAGCAAATAATTTGTGATTGGACTTATGtttggattatttattaatgtgaatttcaataatctgagatgaatgcactacaaaaattaaaaatattttctaacctaattttatttcgttaaatgtCAGACCAGAcgattcttgtgtcattttctacgctgtaaaaatgttgcaaacaattgaacttccataggttgctctaaatataaatttatttgaaggcacgttaTATCTATGTGGACACACGGCGTTTACCGCCATCTATTATCCTGGTGACGGTGCAACATCACAGCCTACTGGACGAGTTTACCTTTGCTTTGATTTTTAAGCACAAACGCAATTTGTTAAGCTGTGTCCGTGtagtttctaatttaaaattataaacaaaaaaagttaaagaaAATGACTGAAGAAAGCCACACtcttaataattaattatgaacACATCATACACCTTCAAAACAGTGCGACAGTGTCGActgcaaatgtcaaaaaatttcaaataaatcaaGATAGCAACATAAATGTCACGTTGGACATACTGCATTTAACTATGACGTCATCTCACTAAACTATGACGTGATTAACTATTTGACCATAGTTATGCGTGGTTAAAtatgacattgacattttgtgtCT contains the following coding sequences:
- the LOC138135663 gene encoding uncharacterized protein, producing MAFTEQHKVFMVMSYFRNGVKIDGVWQYSLALCMEEFGEEFPDIAVEYTQFRQTLNICLKNFQENGSVGRKPGSGRPKKRTPEVIEEARQAMEEAPGTSIEHLSQQLGVSVGTCHSIVKKDLHLFPYRLTSVQELHPADLPQRLEYCQWFLNTLDVHLDKTFYTDVAYFHLSRYVNSQNTRMWSSENPHFFIETPQYPQKVGVWAAISQRRIIGPIFFEGNINAARYRNEILTPFLNQLHDDELVYGYFQQDGATAHTTRATIDFLAEFYDNRIISRNTPNNWPPRSCDLTPCDFFLWPHIKNSIYTTPINDLAELRNRITQKINEINNNPIVLENVTNAIRRRTRLCLQEQGAHFQHLL